Proteins encoded within one genomic window of Glycine soja cultivar W05 chromosome 1, ASM419377v2, whole genome shotgun sequence:
- the LOC114416725 gene encoding uncharacterized protein LOC114416725 yields the protein MLASRTLPLSTWLFHPPFTSFRRHTFLQSQISSKFTVSNKMGKVVNSNTESSLSESSSAVADCAVRKDNVMVDGPLADTPDDNEGFIMFGSIRTSLNRKNEKKHSVPWFPGCTPFVDKHSEFTSSSNHLKSTPTTTTTKFSNSMLTTSNDKSPQGSNSWKNKSASVNRTYNSASNSNFDNELPQGSNFWKKKPASVNRPYNSPNNSNYDAVGNKLDASVGSPMSKPFDICFSGRRNPALIGATLPGDNEKSCIEMQEEKIKGGILRPGMVLLKNYITLDEQVEIVKVCRELGLGPGGFYQPGYANGAKLRLKMMCLGMDWNPQSYKYGKKRVIDGSKPPSIPYHFSQLVIRAIQEAHSIIKKENRVFKVEDELPSMTPDICIVNFYTNNGKLGLHQDNDESRESLRKGLPVVSFSIGDSAEFLYGDERNVEKADSVLLESGDVLIFGGESRHVFHGVSSVLPNSAPKELLRDTCLCPGRLNLTFRQY from the exons ATGCTTGCTTCTCGCACTCTACCTCTTAGTACGTGGTTGTTTCATCCTCCATTCACATCGTTTCGCCGCCATACTTTCCTCCAATCTCAAATCTCTTCTAAGTTTACCGTATCGAACAAAATGGGCAAAGTTGTCAATTCAAACACCGAGTCTTCACTTTCAGAATCATCGTCAGCGGTTGCAGATTGTGCTGTTCGCAAAGACAAT GTTATGGTTGATGGGCCATTGGCAGATACACCTGATGACAACGAAGGATTTATAATGTTTGGCAGTATTCGTACATCGCTGAATagaaagaatgagaagaagCATTCAGTACCTTGGTTCCCTGGTTGCACACCATTTGTTGATAAACACTCTGAATTCACGTCTAGTTCTAATCATTTAAAATCAACACCAACAACTACTACTACGAAATTTTCAAATTCTATGTTGACAACCTCCAATGATAAATCGCCTCAAGGTAGTAATTCCTGGAAGAACAAATCTGCATCTGTCAATAGAACTTATAATAGCGCCAGCAATTCAAACTTTGATAATGAATTGCCTCAAGGTAGTAATTTTTGGAAGAAGAAACCTGCATCTGTGAATAGGCCTTATAATAGCCCCAACAATTCAAACTATGATGCAGTTGGTAACAAGTTGGATGCTTCAGTTGGTTCGCCAATGTCCAAGCCATTTGACATCTGCTTTTCTGGAAGAAGAAATCCTGCTTTAATAGGAGCTACATTGCCGGGAGACAATGAAAAAAGCTGCATTGAAATGCAGGAGGAAAAGATAAAAGGGGGGATATTGAGGCCTGGAATGGTTCtcttgaaaaattatataactcTTGATGAACAG GTGGAAATAGTGAAAGTTTGTCGAGAACTTGGTCTTGGTCCTGGAGGATTCTATCAACCGGGTTATGCAAATGGAGCGAAACTTCGATTGAAGATGATGTGTCTTGGTATGGACTGGAATCCTCAGTCTTATAAATATGGAAAGAAACGGGTGATTGATGGTAGCAAGCCACCGAGTATTCCCTATCACTTCAGTCAACTGGTTATAAGAGCAATCCAAGAAGCACATTctataattaaaaaggaaaatagagtATTCAAAGTGGAGGACGAACTTCCTTCAATGACTCCTGATATATGCATTGTCAATTTTTATACAAACAATGGAAAGCTTGGTCTCCATCAG GATAACGATGAAAGCAGAGAAAGTCTCCGAAAAGGGTTGCCTGTTGTGTCCTTCTCTATTGGCGATTCAGCAGAATTTCTTTATGGGGATGAGAGGAATGTAGAGAAGGCAGATAGTGTATTGCTAGAATCAGGAGATGTGTTGATATTTGGTGGTGAATCTCGACATGTTTTCCATGGTGTGTCATCAGTCTTACCAAATTCAGCCCCAAAGGAATTGTTGAGAGATACTTGTCTTTGTCCTGGTCGCCTCAATCTTACATTCAGACAGTATTAA